From the Bacillus rossius redtenbacheri isolate Brsri chromosome 12, Brsri_v3, whole genome shotgun sequence genome, the window TGTGTGAGAAAGGAGAGACAAGTGAGACCAGCCAGTAAGACTGCCAACAGCCGGGTCTCTGTACTGGCACTGGGAGGAAAGGGTAGAGTGTAGAGCAAAGAAGTGCATTGTGCCGGAAGTCTGCTGCCTTCTGGACGAGTAGTTACGCCGTAGTTGTTCTACACAGCTGTGACTGCAGATTTTACATTGATGTTTATTTCCAATCCAATTTATGGGGTGTATAATTTAAGGGTAGCAACAATACAGCCATTATTAATTACGCTTTTTCAATTTGCCACTGTACATTATTTTTGTTATGACAGTAAAAGTGATAAAGAGTCaatgaccaaaattacaaaagaaTTAATTACACAATTATTAATACCTTGatagtacattttaaaaaaaatttaggaaagataccaaaacaaaattaaatatgagTATGGAcagttttgttattaataaaaatagaTTACTTTCGTTCTCAGCACAAAACAATATTTTGAGCTACATTTGAAGATGAAACAAAACACTGCACACTTTTCTGACACATTGCAGGAGGGTGCAGGATCATTGCACAAAATACGAATTCTCCTATGACTTAGTATTGGACAAACtgttaaaagtaatgaaatctgtatttatttatgttttggtcaCAAGTATTTCCATCAGCACGATGGAAACAAGAGTTGGGGCCCGCTGTAATGTGACCTCTCATTACAAGTCTGTGACCACCTGCCTCCCTCACTTCCAGTAGGATGACGTAGGCGTTGATGTCAAGCCACCTATGATGGAGTTTGTAGCAGCCGGTCGGGGCTAGAGCGAGACGACTGGCGGGATCAGCTCATACCTGTCGCTGGAGCCCCCGGACGCAAGCAACTTCTTCGCCTCGTCCCAGAACGATATCCTCTTCGACACTACCAAGTAACGATCTATATCCTTCTTGCCGATACTCTTGGTCTTCAACTTCATGTTATGAGCTAGACTGGACACAAGAGAACAGCAAAAGTTTCTTTAACTCTTGTAAAACCACAAGTTTGTCCTAATTAAGTCTTTAACATAAAAACATACCTactctgttatttaaaaaaaaactacgtgaAAACCATTACAGAACAAAACCCTGGGCCCATTAACTACGTACTACTACCGTCAACCACCAACTTGAACAACATGAAACTTTCGTAAAACTGCTGATCTCTATTTGCACACAGCActaagaaaagaaaagaaagctGCTTTATTTAAACTAAAGTTGTAATCCAGTAGAGAGTTTAAGTGCTTGCATCAATTACATCATGAAAAAGTTCTTCTTACACCTGTTATAATTTGgcaaagttaaataacaaacaaattaCTATCAAAGTTCACTTAATGAGTTATTAATTGGAACATTTGTACTAAAAATTAGGATCAACTTAAAATTCTCTAAAATTGaacatgtagcaaaaaaaaatttaataagttcATGACAATTCACGATCGTGATACAAGCACACTGTTCTAGTCTGCCTGTCAGCACTTACATGCTATACAAGCAGCAACTCTACCAATAAGCGTTCACGCAAGACCACTCACGTGTGCAGGACCTTCCTCTCGTCGGTGGTGAACTCGCTGGTGAAGACCAGGTCGTGATCCGTGTCCCGATCGGCGTAGTCCCGCAGCAGGGCGCCGGCCTGCCTCCGGAAGTGGGGGGCGTCGAAGACGTTCCCCTGGGTCAGGCCCAGGCCGGCCCGCCCCACCCGCTCCTGCTGGGCGCTGATCGGCTCGGAGATGCCCTGGGCGCTGCGGCCCAGGCCTCCGCCCGACCACCCCATCAGGCGCAGCAGCTTGCTGCCCACGTTGTCGTCGGAGAGGGGCGTGTCCTCGCTCGCGGCCCTCGTCGCCGGTGGGCCTTCCAGCCCTTCTTTCAGCGACCTGTCCACCACCGAGTCTCCCCACACCTTGTGCTTTATCTGCAACACCAGTGGATCCAGCTCCTTACAACAGGCTGTGGCATTACACAACTGCCCTGCCCTTCCCGACTACGCAAGGACATGAGAACCTAGTGTTTCATTCGTATTCTATcgacatgaatatttttgtaacaatttctgatacaattatttttatctagaaaagccatttcattataattttaatgattttgacTTTGTTTGCCAGTTTAGTATTTGTTGAAATGCATTTTTCAGCATTTTTATTTACTGTCAATGTTGTTTTTATGCCTATATATTTCATTTGTTTTCatttagaagctataattattgTTCCAAAACGTTGTGCAATGTTATGTGAAAAGGTAGGATGAAGAGACAGGTGCGTGGCATGGCGGTGCCAATTTTCTACACAGTATTAGACTTGGATGTATTCCTAGTACTATATCCGTCAAGACTTAAAATAAGCCAAGCCAAATTATATATGTCCTTCCTCCATAATGGTAGAAGAGCATTCCTTTTAATCTCTACCTCTTGGTTCACTATCAcatatgttttaaaacaattcCAGCCAATAACATGAGTTAACATACCACTTGAATCGTGCGCCTAACAAACTGACAACCAATCCGGTTGCTTAACTTAACTGGAGGCTAAAACGGTTTTCCATATCACAGCTGGCACAATATCATCACCAACATACAAATTACTGCAATTTTACACGTACCAAGATGGTGTAGCACGATTCTTTCAGCTTCTGCAAACCCAACTTGGCTGCGTTTTCTCTGGCCACTTTGGTATTCAAACCTTCTGCTTCACACACCAGCTCATTGTTGACATATAGCCGGACTCGCCTGGGGACAAGAGAAGGTGCACCAACATCAGAGAAGCTGCACGCAGCCAGCGCAAACAAGCGAGTGGTTACTCTGTTCAAGACACGGTGAGTCACTTTCGACAAGTGCCTCCAACCAACATGTAGTCTTTGGCAGCTCAATACTGGGActaataaataaaaccaacacATTCACATAACACCAGACTAGCTGATCTTGTATCAACACAGTAGAATGCTGTTAATAATTTTCTGAAGGTACTGAGAAAACTTACGGGCAAAATTGTTGTGTTTGTATTTATAAGTGAAGTAAAATCTGCGGGAAATTTTattaagtacaattttttaaagagggttttactgtatttattttggtaattttataagAATATTCTGCTGCCATAGTCTGCAAACCACTGAAGCACCTGTCAAATCAAAAAAGCCTTTTCATATCTCTTAGGAAAGCCTTTAGTTGGGCCCCAGCTCACCTATGTAAATGCTCCCAACCAACCTACACATACCACAGCCAGATTAAAGGTATCTAATATTTGTTACCATTCCTGTTCTTCAGGTaccaaaaagtataattttttgatTTGATTTACAATTATATGAATATATACCAATGCTCAAGGTGAAAGTATTTTCAAGATTATAGAGGGCTCCATACACTTGGCTACTGCACCAACGGGGACCCAGCCATTACATGCGTGCGTACCTATGAACAACATTCCAGAAAAGAGTGTCGTGTGTTCGTATCAGTATGGCTAGTAAAACTTTCTTAGGTGACAATAGTGAACAAAGGTACAAAGTGTAACATTGCTAACACTACTGTCCAAAAACTGCCTGTCCAaagcaaatttaaatttattatttacttatttctaTTAAATGTATACCACCAGAAAATTTATaaactcttttttatttttttggttttactgCAAAAACAATCTGCAGGCAATAGCCTTCACGTAGTTCGACTTACAGAAGAGACTATCAAGAAGTTGATCAGCAC encodes:
- the LOC134537549 gene encoding uncharacterized protein LOC134537549, producing MRSAKLNVDKYRTEFECDEHWELRRKFLIAHRDKFSEDELVCLAQTFTNIEFLGCRYPEKTMQKVAQLAQGVVDEYREKQKGRLQRTFVAASDAAGAKAKGLKRPSTEATPSPVPVKQAKASMEQSSPVLVDLTDDPSPRKPQVLYGPEIHSLVSEKVPLLSSRYGGVRTYHITKEPLELKIGRFGKLVLVESKEMSPYDIIQRSMNVCNIQFSFEEKFLAQGKMRVRLYVNNELVCEAEGLNTKVARENAAKLGLQKLKESCYTILIKHKVWGDSVVDRSLKEGLEGPPATRAASEDTPLSDDNVGSKLLRLMGWSGGGLGRSAQGISEPISAQQERVGRAGLGLTQGNVFDAPHFRRQAGALLRDYADRDTDHDLVFTSEFTTDERKVLHTLAHNMKLKTKSIGKKDIDRYLVVSKRISFWDEAKKLLASGGSSDRYELIPPVVSL